One part of the [Synechococcus] sp. NIES-970 genome encodes these proteins:
- the hemC gene encoding porphobilinogen deaminase yields the protein MTAETPTKRTVRIGSRKSQLALVQTYWVRDELQKAYPDITFEVQTMETQGDKVLDVALSKIGDKGLFTQELEDGMLKGETDFAVHSLKDLPTNLPAGLMLGCVTERVDPADALVVHEQHKDKKLETLPAGAVIGTSSLRRLAQLRHHFPHLEFKDIRGNVNTRLAKLDGGEYDAIILAAAGLQRLDFGDRIHQLISSDISLHAVGQGALGIECRDGDEEILGLLRPVLEHAESRDRCYAERAFLRQLEGGCQVPIGVNTAIEGDRLTLVGMVASLDGQTLIRDEVSGSRADAEQLGIDLAQKVTAQGAATILAEINAANRA from the coding sequence ATGACCGCTGAGACCCCCACAAAACGCACCGTGCGCATCGGCTCCCGCAAAAGCCAACTGGCCCTTGTTCAAACTTACTGGGTCCGGGATGAGCTGCAGAAAGCCTACCCTGACATCACCTTCGAAGTCCAAACCATGGAAACCCAAGGGGATAAGGTGCTAGATGTGGCCCTCTCCAAAATTGGTGACAAAGGCTTGTTTACCCAGGAGCTGGAGGACGGAATGCTTAAGGGGGAAACAGATTTTGCGGTGCATTCCCTCAAGGATTTACCAACAAATTTACCGGCAGGGCTGATGCTCGGTTGTGTGACAGAACGGGTTGACCCGGCGGACGCCCTCGTGGTTCATGAGCAGCACAAAGATAAAAAGCTCGAAACCCTACCTGCAGGGGCAGTAATTGGGACATCCTCGTTGCGGCGTCTGGCCCAACTGCGGCACCATTTCCCCCACTTAGAATTCAAAGATATCCGGGGAAATGTCAACACCCGTTTGGCAAAATTAGACGGGGGCGAATATGACGCGATTATTCTGGCGGCGGCGGGTTTGCAACGGCTCGATTTTGGCGATCGCATTCACCAGCTGATTTCCAGCGATATTTCCCTCCATGCGGTGGGCCAAGGGGCCTTGGGTATCGAATGCCGTGATGGGGATGAAGAAATCCTCGGTTTACTGCGCCCCGTCCTCGAACATGCAGAAAGCCGCGATCGCTGCTATGCAGAACGGGCTTTCTTGCGCCAGTTGGAAGGGGGCTGCCAAGTGCCCATCGGTGTCAATACGGCCATTGAAGGCGATCGCCTCACCCTCGTGGGCATGGTCGCCAGCCTCGATGGTCAAACATTGATTCGCGACGAAGTTAGTGGTAGCCGGGCTGATGCCGAACAACTGGGGATTGACTTGGCTCAAAAGGTCACTGCCCAGGGCGCCGCGACAATCCTTGCTGAAATTAACGCCGCCAACCGCGCCTAG
- the ilvA gene encoding threonine ammonia-lyase, biosynthetic codes for MHCDYLIQILNARVYDVAQETPLEVAPNLSARLQNHVLLKREDMQSVFSFKLRGAYNKMAHLTPEQLQCGVIAASAGNHAQGVALAATKLGTRAVIVMPVVTPQVKINAVKARGGEVILHGNAYDDAYAYARELAEAQGLTLIHPFDDPEVIAGQGTIGMEILRQCQQPIHAIFVAIGGGGLIAGIAAYVKRVRPEIKIIGVEPVDADAMKQSLEQGKRVKLSQVGLFADGVAVRYVGEETFRLCQDYVDEVILVSTDDTCAAIKDVFEDTRSILEPAGALAIAGMKAYVEREGITDQTLVAVACGANMNFDRLRFVAERAELGEGREAIFAVTIPEEAGSLRKFCRCMGNRNLTEFNYRIADQREAHIFVGIQISNRSEIKTLAQTFEENGFKTLDLTDDELTKLHLRHMVGGHSSLADNELFYRFEFPEYPGALMKFVETMSPHWNISGFHYRNNGSDYGRIAIAVQVPPAEMAQWQMFLDQLGYRYWDENQNPAYKLFLG; via the coding sequence ATGCACTGCGATTATTTAATCCAAATCCTTAATGCCCGCGTTTATGATGTCGCCCAGGAAACCCCCCTGGAAGTGGCCCCTAACCTTTCCGCACGGTTGCAGAACCATGTGTTGCTAAAGCGGGAAGATATGCAGTCGGTATTTTCCTTTAAGCTGCGGGGCGCCTACAACAAAATGGCCCATCTGACCCCGGAGCAGTTGCAGTGCGGGGTCATCGCCGCCTCCGCCGGGAACCATGCCCAGGGAGTTGCCCTCGCCGCAACGAAGTTGGGCACCCGTGCCGTCATTGTGATGCCGGTGGTGACACCCCAAGTGAAAATCAATGCCGTCAAAGCGCGGGGCGGAGAAGTGATTCTCCACGGCAATGCCTATGACGATGCCTATGCCTATGCGCGGGAGCTGGCAGAGGCCCAGGGGCTCACCTTGATTCATCCCTTTGATGATCCTGAGGTGATCGCTGGACAAGGAACGATCGGCATGGAAATTTTACGCCAGTGCCAACAGCCCATCCACGCGATCTTTGTGGCGATTGGTGGTGGTGGTTTGATCGCAGGTATCGCCGCCTATGTGAAACGGGTGCGGCCAGAGATCAAAATCATTGGTGTGGAACCCGTCGATGCCGATGCAATGAAACAATCCCTCGAACAGGGGAAACGGGTAAAACTGTCACAAGTAGGTCTTTTTGCCGATGGGGTGGCGGTGCGTTATGTGGGGGAAGAGACCTTCCGCCTCTGCCAAGACTATGTGGATGAGGTGATTTTGGTCTCCACTGATGACACCTGTGCAGCGATTAAAGATGTCTTTGAAGATACCCGCTCTATTTTGGAGCCTGCTGGGGCTTTGGCGATCGCCGGCATGAAAGCCTATGTGGAACGGGAAGGAATCACGGATCAAACCTTGGTGGCCGTGGCCTGTGGCGCGAACATGAACTTTGATCGCCTGCGGTTTGTGGCGGAACGAGCGGAACTAGGGGAAGGGCGTGAGGCCATTTTTGCGGTGACCATTCCCGAAGAAGCGGGCAGTTTGCGAAAGTTTTGTCGCTGTATGGGGAATCGTAACCTGACAGAATTCAACTATCGCATCGCCGACCAGAGGGAAGCGCATATTTTTGTGGGGATCCAAATTTCCAACCGCAGCGAAATCAAAACCCTCGCCCAAACTTTTGAAGAAAATGGCTTTAAAACGCTTGATTTAACGGACGATGAGCTAACAAAGTTGCACCTACGTCATATGGTGGGCGGCCACAGTTCCCTCGCAGATAACGAGTTATTTTATCGTTTTGAATTTCCGGAATATCCGGGGGCTTTGATGAAATTTGTCGAGACCATGAGTCCCCATTGGAACATCAGCGGTTTTCATTACCGCAACAATGGGTCTGATTATGGTCGCATTGCGATCGCCGTCCAAGTCCCTCCGGCTGAAATGGCTCAGTGGCAGATGTTCCTCGATCAACTGGGTTATCGCTACTGGGATGAAAATCAAAACCCCGCCTACAAGCTCTTTTTGGGCTAG
- a CDS encoding putative permease, which yields MLMQLLGYFLAACIGVSLGLMGGGGSVLAVPILVYVMGVEPKSAIAMTLFIVGIVSFIGLAPHWRQGNINLKKAGIFGSATMVGAFLGAQLTRLPFITGTVQLVLFAVMMLLAAVFMVRKSSQAIAHPANEPTLADYPVPVCRYCWLWLLTEGLGIGVLTGLVGVGGGFAIVPALVLLGKTEMKEAIGTSLMIIVMNAIAGFVGYLGQADVTLDWPLMVNFTFVASLGILGGSYSTRYFNPKQLQKSFGYFLLAVAAFILFQQRDRLPRITTTEPTPTMAQGYTPARER from the coding sequence ATGTTGATGCAGCTTTTGGGCTATTTTCTAGCGGCCTGTATTGGAGTCAGTTTGGGTTTGATGGGTGGTGGCGGTTCGGTATTGGCGGTGCCGATCTTGGTTTATGTGATGGGAGTGGAGCCGAAAAGTGCGATCGCCATGACACTTTTCATTGTGGGCATCGTTAGTTTTATCGGTTTAGCCCCCCACTGGCGTCAGGGTAATATCAACCTCAAAAAAGCAGGGATTTTTGGCTCGGCAACCATGGTTGGGGCGTTCCTGGGGGCTCAGTTAACCCGCTTGCCATTTATTACGGGCACAGTGCAGTTAGTCTTGTTTGCCGTAATGATGTTACTGGCGGCAGTGTTTATGGTCCGGAAAAGTAGTCAGGCGATCGCCCACCCTGCCAATGAACCAACCCTGGCGGATTATCCTGTCCCAGTGTGTCGGTATTGTTGGCTCTGGCTCCTCACGGAAGGTTTGGGCATTGGGGTTTTAACCGGTTTAGTCGGTGTTGGGGGTGGCTTTGCCATTGTGCCGGCCCTGGTGCTCCTCGGCAAAACAGAGATGAAAGAAGCTATTGGCACATCGCTCATGATTATTGTGATGAATGCGATCGCCGGATTTGTCGGCTACCTTGGCCAAGCCGATGTGACCCTTGACTGGCCCCTGATGGTAAATTTCACCTTTGTTGCTAGCCTCGGGATCCTTGGGGGCAGCTATAGCACTCGGTACTTTAATCCCAAGCAACTACAAAAAAGTTTCGGCTATTTTCTGCTCGCCGTCGCCGCCTTTATTCTTTTCCAACAGCGCGATCGCCTACCCCGGATCACCACAACAGAACCAACTCCGACCATGGCCCAAGGTTATACCCCAGCCCGCGAACGGTAA
- the tyrS gene encoding tyrosyl-tRNA synthetase, with protein MSAHLEWLTRGTSEIFPDNSDENLTKVLQTGDRPLRVKLGIDPTGADLHLGHSIPFRKLRAFQDAGHTAVVIIGDFTAQIGDPTGKSEVRKQLSAADVQRNAETYLEQLRPILDFDTPGRLEIRYNSEWLQDLDLARIQALLATMTVQQMLAKEGFAKRYQSENPIYIHEFLYPLMQGYDSVAVDADVELGGTDQKFNIAVGRDLQRHFGKKPQFGLLLPILIGTDGKEKMSKSLNNYVGLKDNHHTMYQKLQNTPDSLLKDYFELLTNCDLQTLPENPREQQKFLAREIVTQFHGAAAAIDAEKAVQDVAAANIPEFSLGAVAFPSPLFYILGASGLCASGGEGRRQIKGGAVRLDEERITDMNLAFENPEQLVNKVLRVGKKKFVRLVP; from the coding sequence ATGTCTGCGCATCTTGAGTGGCTTACCCGTGGCACCAGTGAAATTTTCCCGGATAATTCGGATGAAAATTTAACAAAAGTGCTCCAGACAGGCGATCGCCCCCTGAGAGTGAAACTGGGGATCGATCCGACGGGGGCGGATCTGCACCTGGGCCACAGTATTCCATTCCGAAAATTGCGTGCCTTTCAGGATGCAGGCCACACAGCCGTGGTGATTATTGGCGATTTTACCGCCCAGATCGGCGATCCCACCGGCAAATCCGAAGTGCGCAAACAGCTCAGTGCCGCTGATGTACAACGCAATGCCGAGACCTACCTCGAACAGCTGCGCCCGATCCTCGATTTTGACACCCCAGGCCGCTTAGAAATTCGCTACAACTCCGAATGGCTCCAAGATCTCGATTTAGCAAGAATCCAGGCACTGCTGGCGACCATGACCGTCCAGCAGATGCTCGCCAAGGAAGGGTTCGCCAAGCGCTACCAGAGCGAAAACCCCATTTACATCCATGAATTTCTCTATCCCCTGATGCAGGGCTATGATTCCGTCGCCGTCGATGCGGATGTGGAATTAGGGGGCACTGACCAGAAATTTAATATCGCCGTGGGCCGAGATCTCCAACGGCACTTTGGTAAAAAGCCCCAATTTGGCCTACTCTTGCCGATCTTGATCGGCACCGATGGCAAGGAAAAAATGTCCAAGAGCCTCAATAACTATGTGGGTCTCAAGGACAACCACCACACCATGTACCAAAAGCTGCAAAATACCCCCGATAGCTTACTGAAAGATTATTTCGAGTTGCTGACCAACTGCGACCTCCAGACCTTGCCAGAAAATCCCCGGGAGCAGCAGAAGTTCCTCGCTCGGGAAATTGTCACTCAGTTCCATGGGGCGGCAGCGGCAATCGATGCCGAAAAAGCAGTGCAGGATGTGGCGGCGGCGAATATTCCTGAGTTCTCCCTGGGTGCGGTGGCATTTCCCTCGCCTCTGTTTTACATTTTGGGTGCCTCTGGGCTCTGTGCCAGTGGCGGTGAAGGTCGCCGGCAAATCAAAGGCGGGGCTGTACGCCTCGATGAAGAACGAATTACGGATATGAATCTTGCTTTCGAGAACCCTGAACAATTGGTGAATAAGGTGCTGCGGGTCGGTAAGAAAAAATTTGTCCGCCTTGTCCCCTAG
- a CDS encoding glycosyl transferase, group 1 family protein: MRILVLSWEFPPRVVGGIARHVGELYPEIASLGHEIHILTVATGLAPAYEIVEGLHVHRVTVPDHEDFFQWVTAMNREMLAYGVAFLEKTGLCGLIHGHDWLVADVAIALKHQFKIPLLATIHATEYGRHNGIHTDTHRYIARKEKMLSHEAWRVIVCSQYMRHELERALQTPWQKIDVIFNGIRPEKKQPDITFDRQAFRRRFAADDQRIVYYVGRLTYEKGINVLLSAAPRVLEVMRGKVRFVIIGGGNSDRLKEQAWNLGIWEQCNFTGFMSDEDLDKFQTIADCAVFPSLYEPFGIVALESFAARVPVVVSNTGGLPEVVTHGETGIVTYANVASSLAWGILEVLQHPEYAKTLVENAYADLPRRFNWAKLAIATDKVYQRIVQERAEVLWE; the protein is encoded by the coding sequence ATGCGCATTTTGGTACTCAGTTGGGAGTTTCCCCCCCGGGTAGTAGGGGGAATCGCGCGCCATGTGGGGGAGCTATATCCAGAAATTGCCAGTCTTGGCCATGAAATTCATATTTTGACGGTGGCCACAGGATTAGCCCCAGCCTATGAAATTGTAGAAGGACTCCATGTGCATCGGGTGACTGTACCAGACCATGAGGATTTTTTTCAGTGGGTCACTGCTATGAATCGAGAAATGCTCGCCTATGGTGTGGCTTTTTTGGAAAAAACAGGCCTCTGCGGGTTAATCCATGGTCATGATTGGTTAGTTGCAGATGTAGCGATCGCCCTCAAGCATCAGTTCAAAATTCCCCTTTTAGCGACCATCCATGCCACGGAATATGGCCGTCACAATGGTATCCACACGGACACCCACCGCTACATTGCTCGCAAAGAAAAAATGCTCAGCCACGAAGCTTGGCGGGTCATTGTTTGCAGTCAGTATATGCGCCATGAATTGGAGCGGGCTTTGCAGACCCCCTGGCAAAAAATTGATGTGATTTTTAATGGGATTCGCCCAGAAAAGAAACAACCTGATATCACTTTTGATCGACAAGCTTTTCGTCGCCGTTTTGCCGCTGATGATCAACGCATTGTTTATTATGTGGGGCGCTTAACCTACGAGAAAGGGATTAACGTTCTCCTAAGTGCGGCCCCTCGAGTCCTGGAAGTGATGCGGGGGAAAGTACGGTTTGTGATTATCGGCGGTGGCAATAGCGATCGCCTCAAGGAACAGGCCTGGAATCTGGGGATCTGGGAGCAGTGCAATTTCACTGGGTTTATGTCCGATGAAGATTTAGATAAATTCCAAACGATCGCTGACTGTGCTGTATTTCCCAGCCTGTATGAACCCTTCGGGATCGTCGCCCTCGAAAGTTTTGCGGCGCGTGTCCCGGTGGTTGTATCCAATACGGGTGGGTTGCCGGAGGTGGTTACCCACGGAGAAACGGGCATTGTCACCTACGCAAATGTGGCCAGCTCCCTCGCCTGGGGAATTTTGGAAGTGCTCCAGCATCCAGAATATGCCAAGACTTTGGTGGAAAATGCCTATGCCGATCTGCCCCGACGTTTTAATTGGGCAAAGTTGGCGATCGCCACCGACAAAGTCTACCAGCGCATTGTCCAAGAGCGGGCTGAAGTGCTTTGGGAATAG
- a CDS encoding hypothetical protein (conserved hypothetical protein (rhodanese-like domain)), which produces MTTIQRQLLELSPAEFTTQVNSPNTVVFDVREQAEYAREHVAGAQNIPLSRLTLETVPQTTKNVILYCQSGNRSRRAADLFFAAGYDQVAHFDGGFMAWKEANLPYNENKKAPLPMMRQVQIVAGGLVLTGTLLSAFVSPWFLLLTGFVGGGLMFAGFTGFCGMANLLAHLPYNQVK; this is translated from the coding sequence ATGACAACTATTCAGCGGCAATTACTTGAACTTTCCCCTGCCGAATTTACCACCCAGGTAAATTCTCCCAATACCGTCGTTTTTGATGTGCGTGAACAGGCTGAATATGCCCGGGAACATGTGGCCGGCGCACAAAATATCCCCCTATCTCGCTTAACCCTCGAAACAGTTCCCCAGACCACAAAAAATGTAATTCTCTATTGTCAAAGCGGCAATCGTTCCCGGCGGGCGGCGGATTTATTCTTTGCGGCAGGTTATGACCAAGTGGCTCACTTCGACGGTGGGTTTATGGCCTGGAAAGAAGCGAACTTGCCCTACAACGAAAACAAAAAAGCCCCCTTGCCAATGATGCGCCAGGTGCAGATTGTTGCCGGGGGCCTAGTCCTTACCGGAACTCTGTTGAGTGCTTTCGTCTCCCCCTGGTTTTTGCTTCTCACTGGATTTGTCGGTGGCGGCTTGATGTTTGCCGGATTCACGGGCTTCTGCGGCATGGCAAATCTCTTGGCCCACCTTCCTTACAACCAGGTCAAATAA
- a CDS encoding hypothetical protein (conserved hypothetical protein) — translation MGVVFPNQQAIAETLALLEYYSFELEGQSPAIALDQWLGQSPIAWVRLAVLEALYRGRYKKISVTAILRVWQKRGSPQVQFNPEFERLICAELPPAKVWTALALTSPPPEALIHQEIAAFSPPPDLADSGAYQKLKAIATQQQH, via the coding sequence ATGGGGGTTGTTTTCCCAAACCAGCAGGCGATCGCCGAAACTTTAGCCCTACTGGAATATTACAGCTTCGAACTAGAGGGTCAAAGCCCGGCGATCGCCCTTGATCAATGGCTAGGCCAGAGCCCGATCGCTTGGGTTCGGCTCGCGGTTCTCGAAGCCCTCTACCGGGGTCGTTACAAAAAAATTTCTGTGACGGCGATTCTGCGGGTTTGGCAAAAACGAGGGAGCCCCCAGGTGCAATTTAACCCCGAATTCGAGCGGCTTATTTGTGCAGAGTTACCCCCGGCGAAAGTGTGGACTGCCCTGGCCCTCACCTCACCCCCCCCAGAAGCTCTGATCCATCAAGAAATTGCTGCTTTTTCGCCGCCCCCTGACCTAGCTGATTCCGGAGCCTACCAAAAACTAAAGGCGATCGCCACTCAGCAACAGCACTAA
- a CDS encoding acetyltransferase, GNAT family, with protein sequence MNSHLSSVWNVPQLPLTERFSNDGSLSIRPATLDDARSLATVLTHSFHHHEHPWRWLTPVLRLGVYEDLCHRLKHQKEHHACFVAALQTGNTQEVVGSVEISVRYLDALAIAPTRAPYIANLAVNPDYRRLGIARKLLARCETQGRYWNYSSVALHVLENNEAAKQLYLSCGYDIKYTERPLTAWLLRRPRRLFVQKDLAV encoded by the coding sequence GTGAATTCTCATCTTTCTTCTGTTTGGAACGTCCCCCAGTTACCGCTGACCGAACGGTTTTCCAATGATGGCAGCCTCAGTATCCGGCCTGCGACCCTTGATGATGCTCGTTCTTTAGCGACAGTGCTTACCCATAGTTTTCATCACCATGAACATCCTTGGCGGTGGCTGACTCCCGTGTTGCGCTTGGGCGTCTATGAAGACCTCTGTCACCGCCTCAAGCACCAAAAAGAACATCATGCCTGCTTTGTGGCTGCCCTCCAGACTGGCAATACCCAAGAAGTAGTAGGGTCCGTAGAAATCTCGGTGCGCTATCTCGACGCCCTGGCGATCGCCCCAACCAGAGCCCCTTATATTGCCAATTTAGCCGTTAATCCCGACTATCGACGTCTTGGCATTGCCCGAAAATTATTAGCCCGTTGCGAAACCCAAGGGCGCTACTGGAACTACAGCAGCGTGGCGCTCCATGTTTTAGAAAATAATGAAGCGGCAAAACAGCTCTACCTCAGTTGTGGGTATGATATTAAATATACCGAACGTCCCCTCACTGCTTGGTTGTTACGTCGTCCTCGTCGTCTCTTTGTTCAGAAAGATTTGGCTGTCTAG
- the trx_2 gene encoding thioredoxin, which yields MSKTAAVTDATFQEEVLESDVPVLVDFWAPWCGPCRMVAPVVEEIAEQYQDQIKVFKLNTDENPGVASEYGIRSIPTLMIFKGGKKVNMVVGAVPKTTLAAAIDKEL from the coding sequence ATGTCAAAAACTGCCGCAGTTACAGATGCAACCTTTCAGGAAGAAGTTCTCGAAAGTGACGTCCCTGTACTCGTCGACTTCTGGGCCCCTTGGTGCGGCCCCTGCCGTATGGTTGCTCCCGTTGTGGAGGAAATCGCCGAACAATACCAAGATCAAATCAAGGTGTTCAAACTCAATACCGATGAAAACCCTGGTGTTGCCAGCGAGTATGGTATTCGAAGCATCCCCACCCTCATGATTTTCAAAGGGGGTAAAAAGGTCAATATGGTCGTTGGTGCTGTACCCAAGACGACCCTCGCCGCGGCGATTGATAAAGAACTTTAG
- a CDS encoding glycosyl transferase family protein gives MSIEFRELLKKVGSGKHTSKSLTRAEGAIALEMMLNGTATPAQIGAFLISQRIKRPTGTELAGMLDTYDRHSQKLSPLPNGEKVFILGIPYDGRTKTAPIAPITSLILKTAGIPVVMHGGDRLPTKYGLPLKEIWQQLGLDFPSLTVAQLQRYFQQQQFVYCYTPTLLPASQTLISYREELGKRPSLATLELIWSPYDDPQAQAIAGYVHPPTEAIIRDTFAERGNPPYTLIKGLEGSGDLRISQTTIVVTNQTQSPDGIEYLKPNPYDYGLGGEDVPLKSAPEYYLDLAALLQGQPSPLLNSAIWNGGFYLWHCGKVKNLQSGLDLAKTWLITGQLQETLTKLKTDFPNQSA, from the coding sequence ATGAGTATTGAATTTCGTGAGCTACTAAAAAAAGTTGGCAGCGGTAAACACACCAGCAAAAGTTTAACTAGGGCAGAAGGGGCGATCGCCCTGGAAATGATGCTCAACGGAACGGCGACCCCCGCCCAAATTGGCGCATTCTTAATCTCCCAACGGATTAAGCGACCCACGGGCACAGAATTGGCTGGGATGCTTGATACCTATGACCGCCACAGCCAAAAATTATCCCCACTTCCCAATGGGGAGAAAGTTTTCATCCTGGGGATTCCCTACGACGGTAGAACTAAAACTGCCCCCATTGCCCCGATTACGAGTCTGATCCTCAAAACTGCCGGGATTCCCGTCGTGATGCATGGAGGCGATCGCCTCCCCACCAAATATGGCCTGCCCCTGAAGGAAATTTGGCAACAGCTGGGCCTAGATTTTCCTTCCCTTACCGTTGCACAATTGCAACGTTATTTCCAACAACAGCAGTTTGTTTATTGCTACACGCCGACCCTCTTACCAGCCAGCCAGACGCTCATTTCCTACCGCGAAGAACTCGGTAAACGTCCCTCCCTGGCAACCTTAGAACTCATTTGGTCTCCCTATGATGACCCCCAGGCCCAGGCGATCGCCGGCTATGTGCACCCCCCCACCGAAGCAATCATTCGCGATACCTTTGCCGAACGCGGCAACCCCCCCTACACCTTGATCAAAGGCTTAGAAGGCAGCGGCGATCTACGCATTTCCCAGACCACCATCGTTGTCACAAATCAAACCCAATCACCTGACGGCATCGAATATCTCAAACCCAATCCCTACGATTATGGTCTCGGCGGCGAAGATGTGCCTCTCAAGTCAGCCCCTGAATATTATCTGGATTTGGCGGCACTGCTTCAGGGTCAACCTTCTCCACTGTTGAACTCTGCCATTTGGAATGGTGGCTTTTATCTATGGCACTGTGGCAAGGTCAAAAACCTTCAAAGTGGCTTAGATTTAGCAAAAACTTGGTTGATAACAGGTCAATTACAAGAAACCCTTACAAAGCTCAAGACGGATTTTCCCAACCAATCAGCCTAA
- a CDS encoding hypothetical protein (conserved hypothetical protein): MMTNHVGRRFLELADGIYIETAIPRENHPALRSGFAGYPSNPRWNIRKHQAWRQGKQWRQALDEGRMVVTNQHLVPIVQPDCQTPPLEKTPMDWRSPLKKFTFSLN; this comes from the coding sequence ATGATGACCAATCATGTTGGACGACGGTTTTTGGAATTAGCCGACGGTATTTACATCGAGACCGCTATCCCCCGGGAAAATCATCCGGCCCTCCGGTCTGGTTTTGCAGGCTATCCAAGTAATCCCCGCTGGAATATACGTAAGCACCAGGCTTGGAGACAGGGTAAACAATGGCGTCAGGCACTGGATGAAGGGCGAATGGTCGTCACAAATCAGCATTTAGTCCCGATAGTACAACCAGACTGCCAGACCCCACCCCTCGAAAAAACGCCTATGGATTGGCGATCGCCTCTAAAAAAATTCACCTTTTCCCTGAATTAG
- a CDS encoding hypothetical protein (conserved hypothetical protein) — protein sequence MLSPLDKDTILAQLKEGNLLMVNPRRRNGLILRKTYHGDFAGPGAIIGGVFDQDVEQIIPVGSLSLLVPTPGPEREKAYLIRRQWVRLLQQITEKPVPEDRAQVILNQFEHWFDLDTAAQLTDEVFADLVGVLPQTIARVRNRVNRSEI from the coding sequence ATGTTGTCCCCCTTAGACAAAGATACGATCTTGGCTCAACTCAAGGAGGGAAACTTATTAATGGTCAATCCCCGTCGGCGCAATGGTTTGATTTTACGTAAAACGTACCACGGTGATTTTGCTGGCCCTGGGGCGATCATTGGCGGTGTTTTCGATCAAGATGTCGAACAGATTATTCCAGTTGGCTCCCTTTCCCTCTTGGTACCGACCCCAGGCCCAGAACGGGAAAAAGCCTATCTCATTCGACGACAATGGGTGCGATTGCTCCAGCAAATCACTGAGAAGCCCGTGCCTGAAGATCGCGCCCAAGTCATCCTCAATCAATTTGAGCACTGGTTTGACCTAGACACCGCCGCTCAGCTTACCGATGAGGTATTCGCAGATCTCGTGGGTGTACTTCCCCAGACGATCGCCAGGGTCCGCAATCGAGTGAACCGTTCTGAAATTTAG